The following are encoded in a window of Salinibacter ruber DSM 13855 genomic DNA:
- a CDS encoding DUF3467 domain-containing protein, which yields MSDVESPPQSSREIAEAFSAPPPDDAPDQTVRTSRLRMPDFDGLRDGPEELPLDVDEEMAEGTYANSVLVRSSPEEVVVDFVRIVPGTVQARLKSRVIVPPQNAERLLDALEEHLNTEPSPDREPLPDAPDRPDEHDSPSADSPMTERDLDPDSLPSGNGHPSPGENASGPVPTVEPELLTATFSLSGDARYCNDPWTSILGTPDRPWARLSDEDQEVAESAVLRARKGALVTNRLVSAQTHHREEPLPVLLNFIPVHDDASGGDSPRAVTASGEVLAEPPSWMLSQTQRHRMETLGRMTMGVAHDLNNLLSGLIGHIELLKDQVERASLTDSIRPSIETIETTAEDGAALIEKLQRYIRHDTQQHFEPLSLTDLIEDCITLTEPYWYNEPRRQGIEISVETDLADVPDVLGAASELREVFVNLVLNAVQAMPEGGTLRFDTYTDRAGQVCVDVGDTGIGMSDEVQQNIFEPLFTTKGDDGTGMGLAASYGIVQEHEGTIDVSSEPGEGTRFTLTFPPAEGDPAPAAEDPVDEPSDEPAAPEGVSILVVDDEEMVRSTVTRLLTLSGHEVDRAASGAKALEMFSAGAYDIVFTDFGMPEMTGAELAHALKDEAPALPVVLLTGYTETESAHDEVDGILSKPFKRDELDTAIQKHVFSSS from the coding sequence ATGTCTGACGTCGAGTCGCCGCCTCAGTCGTCCCGGGAGATTGCCGAGGCGTTTTCCGCCCCTCCCCCCGACGACGCCCCCGACCAGACGGTCCGCACGAGCCGTCTGCGCATGCCGGACTTCGACGGCCTCCGGGACGGTCCGGAGGAGCTTCCCCTCGACGTGGACGAGGAGATGGCCGAGGGCACCTACGCAAATTCGGTCCTGGTCCGGTCGTCGCCCGAGGAGGTCGTGGTGGACTTCGTTCGGATCGTCCCCGGGACGGTGCAGGCCCGCCTGAAAAGCCGGGTCATCGTGCCGCCCCAGAACGCCGAACGCCTTCTCGACGCCTTGGAGGAGCACCTCAACACGGAGCCCTCCCCCGACAGGGAGCCCCTCCCCGATGCGCCCGACCGGCCGGACGAGCACGACTCACCGTCCGCCGATTCTCCGATGACGGAACGCGACCTCGACCCAGACTCGCTGCCCTCGGGCAACGGCCATCCCTCGCCCGGCGAGAATGCGTCTGGTCCGGTTCCCACCGTAGAGCCCGAACTGCTCACCGCCACCTTCTCCCTGTCGGGCGACGCGCGATACTGCAACGACCCGTGGACCTCCATCCTCGGCACCCCCGATCGCCCCTGGGCCCGCCTGTCCGACGAGGACCAGGAGGTGGCCGAGTCCGCGGTGCTCCGGGCCCGAAAGGGGGCCCTCGTCACCAACCGGCTCGTGTCCGCCCAAACCCATCACCGCGAGGAGCCCCTTCCCGTCCTGCTCAACTTCATTCCCGTGCACGACGACGCCTCCGGGGGGGACAGCCCCCGTGCCGTCACGGCGAGCGGGGAGGTGCTGGCCGAGCCGCCGTCCTGGATGCTGAGTCAGACCCAGCGGCACCGCATGGAAACCCTCGGCCGCATGACGATGGGCGTGGCCCACGACCTGAACAACCTGCTGAGCGGCCTGATCGGCCACATTGAACTTCTCAAGGACCAGGTGGAGCGCGCCTCGCTGACCGATTCGATCCGCCCCTCCATCGAAACCATCGAGACGACGGCGGAGGACGGCGCGGCCCTTATCGAGAAGCTCCAGCGCTACATCCGTCACGACACGCAGCAGCACTTCGAGCCCCTGAGCCTGACGGACCTGATCGAGGACTGCATTACCCTCACCGAGCCGTACTGGTACAACGAGCCCCGCCGCCAGGGCATCGAAATTTCGGTCGAGACCGACCTGGCGGACGTCCCGGACGTTCTGGGGGCCGCGTCCGAGTTGCGCGAGGTGTTCGTCAACCTCGTCCTGAATGCCGTCCAGGCCATGCCGGAGGGCGGCACGCTCCGCTTCGACACCTACACGGACCGGGCCGGGCAGGTCTGCGTGGACGTCGGCGATACGGGCATCGGCATGAGCGACGAGGTGCAGCAGAACATCTTCGAGCCCCTCTTCACCACGAAGGGCGACGACGGCACCGGCATGGGCCTCGCGGCCAGCTACGGCATCGTGCAGGAGCACGAGGGCACCATCGACGTGTCGTCCGAGCCCGGCGAGGGCACGCGGTTTACCCTCACCTTCCCGCCCGCCGAGGGCGATCCGGCGCCCGCCGCCGAGGATCCCGTGGACGAGCCGTCGGACGAGCCGGCAGCGCCCGAGGGGGTGTCCATCCTCGTGGTGGACGACGAGGAGATGGTCCGTTCCACCGTCACGCGCCTCCTCACGCTCAGCGGCCACGAGGTGGATCGGGCCGCATCGGGGGCGAAGGCACTGGAGATGTTCTCCGCCGGCGCGTACGACATCGTGTTTACCGATTTCGGCATGCCCGAGATGACGGGGGCGGAGTTGGCCCACGCCCTGAAGGACGAGGCCCCCGCCCTTCCCGTGGTGCTGTTGACCGGCTACACCGAGACCGAATCTGCCCACGACGAGGTGGACGGCATTCTCTCCAAGCCCTTCAAGCGCGACGAGCTCGACACCGCCATCCAGAAGCACGTCTTCTCGTCGTCCTGA
- a CDS encoding amidohydrolase family protein: protein MRTALLLLSLAGLYLCAPAQAQDRPHVFRNATLYPISEEPIEQGVLVVEGGTIQAVGPAGSVDVPAGAVEHDVAGKEIMPGLVDTHSHIGEVGGGDGSAAMHPDARTIDAINVRHPSLNRARAGGITTVQLISGSGHLMSGQTTYLKLREGGTVSELSACEEKPVEDCGGMKMANGTNPQRASGAFPGTRARAAAMAREQFVAAQEYQRKKEQADDPSEAPDRNLRMEGLIDVLEGRRTVHFHTHRHDDILTAIRLSEEFGFDLVLHHVSEGWKVADEIAEADVPASIIVLDSPGGKHEADELVYRTGRVLEEAGVDVAYHTDDPITDSRLFLRSPAFGVRAGMSRAAALESVTLAGARMLGLEDEVGSLEEGKDADFIVLSGDPLSVYTKIEQTWVEGTPVFDRSDPDDREFATGGYRVYDGAAQHVHE, encoded by the coding sequence ATGCGGACTGCCCTTCTCCTCCTGAGCCTCGCGGGACTGTACCTTTGCGCGCCCGCCCAGGCTCAAGACCGGCCTCACGTCTTCCGAAACGCCACCCTTTACCCGATCAGTGAAGAGCCCATCGAGCAGGGCGTCTTGGTGGTGGAGGGGGGCACAATTCAGGCCGTCGGGCCGGCCGGGTCGGTCGACGTGCCGGCGGGGGCGGTGGAGCACGACGTGGCGGGGAAGGAGATCATGCCCGGCCTCGTGGACACGCATTCCCACATCGGGGAAGTGGGCGGCGGGGATGGGTCCGCGGCGATGCATCCGGACGCCCGCACCATCGATGCCATCAACGTGCGCCACCCGTCGTTGAACCGGGCCCGCGCCGGCGGCATCACGACCGTCCAGCTGATCTCGGGCTCCGGCCACCTGATGAGCGGCCAGACCACCTACCTCAAGTTGCGTGAGGGGGGCACGGTGTCCGAACTGTCGGCCTGTGAGGAGAAACCGGTCGAGGACTGCGGCGGCATGAAGATGGCCAACGGCACGAACCCCCAGCGGGCAAGCGGGGCCTTCCCCGGCACCCGGGCCCGGGCCGCGGCCATGGCCCGCGAGCAGTTCGTGGCGGCGCAGGAATACCAGCGCAAGAAAGAACAGGCCGACGATCCGTCCGAGGCCCCGGACCGAAACCTTCGCATGGAGGGCCTGATCGACGTGCTGGAGGGGCGGCGGACGGTGCACTTTCACACGCACCGGCACGACGACATTCTCACCGCGATCCGGCTGAGTGAAGAGTTCGGCTTCGACCTCGTGCTGCACCACGTCAGTGAAGGATGGAAGGTGGCCGACGAGATTGCCGAAGCCGACGTGCCGGCCTCCATTATCGTGCTCGACTCCCCAGGCGGCAAGCACGAGGCCGATGAGCTCGTGTACCGCACGGGGCGTGTGCTCGAGGAGGCGGGCGTAGACGTGGCCTACCACACCGACGACCCCATCACCGACTCCCGGCTGTTCCTCCGGTCCCCGGCCTTCGGGGTGCGGGCGGGCATGTCGCGGGCGGCGGCGCTCGAATCGGTGACCCTGGCGGGGGCGCGCATGCTGGGGCTGGAGGACGAGGTGGGATCACTGGAGGAAGGCAAGGACGCCGACTTCATCGTTCTGTCCGGCGACCCGCTTAGCGTGTACACCAAGATCGAACAGACCTGGGTCGAGGGCACGCCGGTCTTTGACCGGTCCGACCCCGATGACCGCGAGTTTGCCACCGGCGGGTACCGGGTCTACGACGGGGCGGCTCAGCACGTCCATGAGTAA
- a CDS encoding GGDEF domain-containing protein: MVRFLLVLLAVLVVGLAVLFGRPWLYVATGLILVGGLGGFGWWLWTAFGQDQAAPEPPSPAPDTEDPSLDDLGIMDIQPKEAGPDASEPPSDEAAEHSGPRTPPNTAAPAESDASSGPPPTSVDTPQPSSATDPPAQEDTDGEENSVFAPLLEAARAALDARTVGLLVQEDVALTYRIEALASRHPSVRKSGSFDTQTPLLTATMSRESVAYRSLTGAEVAVEDLGYYDNPPTVDHLALAPVAQPDSSSTTFLVADASSDVDLGASRARTVLSHFADTVALLLDTDRSPDGPEPTSSPEGAHEVEDADLLAPNANGTPEADLEADEDPEASPRPRRELIAEEMETARSSSEPLALALVHLNRAESIARQGEEAVASAERLFEARLEQKAPSQRVERFGELTYGVFFRAGPDTIEPWIADFEAAMAQEQGQLEGGASVGVALWTDETPEALRTAATEALREAYETGTCTIVT, translated from the coding sequence ATGGTCCGTTTCCTGCTCGTGCTTTTGGCCGTCCTCGTCGTCGGACTTGCCGTTCTGTTCGGCCGTCCGTGGCTCTACGTCGCGACGGGTCTGATCCTCGTCGGCGGCCTCGGGGGGTTTGGCTGGTGGCTCTGGACCGCGTTCGGGCAGGACCAGGCGGCCCCAGAGCCCCCCAGCCCTGCGCCCGACACCGAGGACCCGTCGCTCGACGACCTCGGAATCATGGACATCCAGCCGAAGGAGGCAGGGCCCGACGCGTCGGAGCCCCCCTCGGACGAGGCGGCCGAGCACAGCGGCCCCCGGACGCCCCCAAACACGGCCGCCCCCGCTGAATCGGACGCATCCTCCGGGCCCCCTCCGACATCCGTCGACACGCCTCAGCCCTCGTCCGCCACGGACCCACCGGCACAGGAGGATACGGACGGAGAGGAGAATTCCGTGTTCGCGCCTCTGCTTGAAGCCGCGCGCGCAGCCCTGGACGCCCGAACGGTCGGTCTTCTCGTCCAGGAAGACGTGGCGCTGACCTACCGGATTGAGGCCCTCGCCAGCCGCCACCCGTCGGTTCGGAAAAGCGGCTCGTTCGACACCCAGACGCCCCTTCTGACCGCCACAATGTCGCGGGAATCGGTGGCCTACCGGTCCCTCACCGGGGCTGAGGTGGCGGTCGAAGACCTGGGCTACTACGACAATCCGCCGACGGTAGACCACCTGGCCCTCGCCCCCGTCGCCCAGCCGGATTCGTCCTCCACGACGTTTCTCGTGGCGGACGCTTCCTCGGACGTCGACCTCGGGGCGTCTCGGGCGCGCACTGTGCTGTCCCACTTCGCCGACACGGTGGCCCTCCTGCTCGACACGGACCGGTCGCCCGACGGGCCGGAGCCAACCTCCTCGCCCGAAGGCGCCCACGAGGTTGAGGACGCCGATTTGCTGGCCCCGAATGCAAACGGCACACCGGAGGCCGACCTCGAGGCGGACGAGGACCCGGAGGCGTCGCCCCGTCCCCGCCGCGAACTCATCGCGGAGGAGATGGAAACCGCCCGCTCATCGTCGGAGCCGCTCGCTCTGGCCCTCGTCCACCTCAACCGGGCCGAATCCATCGCCCGCCAGGGCGAGGAGGCCGTCGCCTCTGCCGAGCGCCTGTTTGAGGCCCGCCTGGAACAGAAAGCCCCCAGCCAGCGGGTCGAACGTTTCGGTGAGCTCACGTACGGCGTTTTCTTCCGGGCCGGGCCCGACACCATCGAGCCCTGGATCGCAGACTTCGAGGCGGCAATGGCGCAGGAGCAGGGACAGCTCGAAGGCGGAGCGAGCGTCGGCGTGGCCCTGTGGACCGACGAGACCCCCGAGGCACTCCGGACCGCCGCCACGGAGGCCCTGCGGGAGGCGTACGAGACGGGCACCTGCACGATCGTGACGTAG
- a CDS encoding Mth938-like domain-containing protein, giving the protein MPELDSSPRITHVSWGRLEVECASDDGTRSFKDAKLYPGGARTWDWNETGTSHTPGIQPADVEELLEHGASVVVLSRGMNERLQVQPKTLDRLDDAGVDIHVLPTDSAVDRYNELQAADEAVAGLFHSTC; this is encoded by the coding sequence ATGCCAGAGCTCGATTCGTCGCCGCGCATCACGCACGTGTCGTGGGGCCGCCTTGAGGTCGAATGCGCATCTGACGACGGCACCCGGTCGTTCAAGGATGCCAAGTTGTATCCGGGCGGGGCGCGCACATGGGACTGGAACGAGACCGGCACGTCCCACACGCCGGGCATTCAACCGGCCGACGTGGAGGAACTGCTGGAGCATGGGGCCTCGGTCGTGGTCTTGTCCCGCGGCATGAACGAGCGGCTCCAGGTACAGCCGAAGACCCTCGATCGGCTCGACGACGCGGGCGTGGACATCCACGTGCTTCCGACCGACTCGGCCGTGGACCGGTACAACGAGCTGCAGGCCGCCGACGAGGCCGTCGCGGGCCTCTTTCATTCCACCTGCTAG
- a CDS encoding cystathionine beta-synthase, whose product MWHDSVLGTIGDTPLVRLNEIGSDLPPTILAKVEFFNPGGSVKDRIGRALIEEAEKEGRIEPGGTIIEGTSGNTGAGLAITAIAKGYRCIFTTTDKQSQEKVDVLRGLGAEVLVCPTNVEPDDPRSYYSVARRLSEEIPNSIYLNQYDNPANAKAHYETTGPELWEQTEGQITHFVAGAGTGGTISGTANYLKEQDDDISVIGVDPCGSVFHKYFHEGVFDEDEIYPYFTEGVGEDILPDNMDFDIVDDFVEVNDKASMQMTRRLAREEGLFIGQSCGLAVAGTLQWVKAHRDELTPDDVVVVLLPDSGFRYLSKTYNDDWMQNHGFLEKSPDVTADKVLNVQQEETDVIAAAPDDNLGNVIETMTDQGISQMPVLDADQEVVGSITETRVLNELIEDPESRKAPVREIMGTPFPVVPASLHLEHLSAYLEEDAGAVLVDHGPESQGSYSILTKSDLISALADVGQSNGNGAA is encoded by the coding sequence ATGTGGCACGACAGCGTCCTCGGCACGATCGGAGACACGCCCCTGGTTCGGCTGAATGAAATTGGCAGTGACCTCCCGCCTACGATTCTCGCGAAGGTGGAGTTTTTCAACCCGGGGGGCTCGGTGAAGGACCGGATTGGGCGTGCGCTGATTGAGGAGGCCGAAAAGGAGGGGCGCATCGAACCGGGCGGCACCATCATCGAAGGGACCAGCGGCAACACGGGCGCGGGGCTCGCCATCACCGCCATCGCCAAGGGGTACCGGTGCATTTTCACCACCACGGACAAGCAGAGCCAGGAGAAGGTCGACGTGCTCCGGGGCCTGGGCGCCGAGGTGCTGGTGTGCCCCACCAACGTGGAGCCGGACGATCCCCGCAGCTACTACTCGGTCGCCCGCCGCCTGTCCGAAGAGATCCCCAATTCGATCTACCTGAACCAGTACGACAACCCCGCCAACGCAAAGGCCCACTACGAGACGACGGGGCCGGAGCTGTGGGAGCAGACGGAGGGCCAAATCACGCACTTTGTGGCGGGGGCCGGAACAGGGGGCACCATCAGCGGCACGGCGAACTACCTGAAGGAGCAGGACGACGACATTAGCGTGATTGGGGTGGATCCCTGTGGGTCGGTCTTTCACAAGTACTTCCACGAGGGTGTCTTCGACGAGGACGAGATCTATCCCTACTTCACCGAGGGGGTGGGGGAGGACATTCTTCCCGACAACATGGACTTCGACATCGTCGACGACTTCGTGGAGGTCAACGACAAGGCGTCCATGCAGATGACGCGCCGGCTGGCGCGGGAGGAGGGCCTCTTCATCGGACAATCCTGCGGGTTGGCCGTTGCCGGCACCCTCCAGTGGGTGAAAGCCCATCGCGACGAGCTCACGCCGGACGACGTGGTGGTCGTCCTGCTTCCGGATTCGGGCTTCCGCTACCTGTCGAAGACCTACAACGACGACTGGATGCAGAACCACGGCTTCCTGGAGAAGAGCCCCGACGTAACGGCCGACAAGGTCCTCAACGTGCAGCAGGAAGAGACGGACGTGATCGCCGCCGCGCCGGACGACAACCTCGGCAACGTCATCGAAACCATGACCGACCAGGGCATCTCACAGATGCCCGTCCTGGACGCGGACCAGGAGGTTGTCGGCAGCATTACCGAAACACGCGTCCTCAACGAGCTCATCGAAGACCCGGAGTCCCGCAAAGCCCCCGTTCGTGAAATCATGGGCACGCCGTTTCCGGTGGTTCCTGCCTCCCTACACCTCGAGCACCTCTCCGCCTACCTAGAAGAAGACGCGGGCGCCGTGCTGGTCGATCACGGCCCGGAGAGCCAAGGCAGCTACTCGATTCTGACCAAGAGCGACCTAATCAGCGCGCTCGCCGATGTGGGGCAGAGCAACGGCAACGGGGCCGCGTAG
- the sucC gene encoding ADP-forming succinate--CoA ligase subunit beta gives MKLHEYQAKGLFRDYGVSVPDGIVAETVDAAVDAARRLEEENDATLFIVKAQIHAGGRGKGGGVKLAHSVEEVREHADNILGMDLVTHQTGPEGQTVRKILVTEGVDIDQEYYLGVTLDRETSMNAIMVSTEGGVDIETVAEESPEKIQRVWVDPSIGLRPFQTRQLAFAMGLEGDAFKQAVASIQGLYEAFEENDCTLAEINPLVQTPGGDIEAVDAKVNLDDNALFRHPDLEEMRDLHEEDPTEVKAGEHGLSYITLDGNVGCMVNGAGLAMATMDIIKLAGGEPANFLDVGGAASAETVEAGFRIILEDPNVEALLLNIFGGIVRCDRVAQGVIEAAKNIDIDVPLIVRLQGTNAEEGKRLLDESDLSLRSAVLLKEAADEVTAALGED, from the coding sequence ATGAAGCTCCACGAATACCAAGCAAAAGGTCTCTTTCGCGACTACGGCGTATCGGTTCCGGACGGCATCGTGGCCGAGACGGTCGACGCGGCCGTCGACGCGGCGCGCCGGCTGGAGGAGGAGAACGACGCCACCCTGTTTATCGTGAAGGCGCAGATCCATGCCGGCGGGCGCGGCAAGGGGGGCGGCGTCAAGCTCGCCCACAGCGTCGAGGAGGTCCGCGAGCACGCCGACAACATCTTGGGCATGGACCTGGTGACCCACCAGACCGGCCCGGAGGGCCAGACGGTCCGCAAGATTCTCGTAACCGAGGGCGTCGACATCGATCAGGAGTACTACCTGGGCGTCACCCTGGACCGGGAGACGAGCATGAACGCCATCATGGTGTCGACCGAGGGCGGCGTCGACATCGAGACGGTCGCGGAGGAGTCCCCCGAGAAGATTCAGCGGGTGTGGGTGGACCCGTCGATTGGCCTGCGGCCGTTCCAGACCCGCCAGCTCGCGTTCGCCATGGGGCTGGAGGGCGATGCCTTCAAGCAGGCCGTCGCGTCGATTCAGGGCCTGTACGAAGCGTTCGAAGAGAACGACTGCACGCTCGCCGAGATCAACCCGCTCGTGCAGACGCCCGGCGGCGACATCGAGGCCGTCGACGCGAAGGTGAACCTCGACGACAACGCGCTCTTCCGCCACCCGGACCTGGAAGAGATGCGCGACCTCCACGAAGAGGACCCGACGGAGGTGAAGGCCGGCGAGCACGGCCTGAGCTACATCACGCTCGACGGCAACGTGGGCTGCATGGTCAACGGCGCCGGCCTCGCCATGGCGACGATGGACATCATCAAGCTGGCGGGCGGGGAGCCTGCAAACTTCCTCGACGTGGGCGGGGCGGCAAGTGCCGAGACGGTGGAGGCGGGCTTCCGCATCATTCTGGAGGACCCGAACGTGGAGGCCCTGCTCCTCAACATCTTCGGCGGCATCGTGCGGTGCGACCGCGTGGCCCAGGGCGTCATCGAGGCGGCCAAGAACATCGACATCGACGTGCCGCTGATCGTCCGCCTGCAGGGCACCAACGCCGAGGAGGGCAAGCGCCTGCTCGACGAGAGTGACCTGTCGCTCCGGTCGGCGGTCCTGCTGAAGGAGGCGGCCGACGAGGTGACCGCGGCGCTGGGGGAAGACTAG
- a CDS encoding 4'-phosphopantetheinyl transferase family protein encodes MHLPAPTWTSSWPTGRPVGVWRLRLNALGGDPEAVLRRLTVPSEHDRARRYAFAADRHRHLAGRALVRLVLSRWQNCTPASLAIAEGPHGKPRLQDPPADGPRLHFNIGHTGPVVVAAVSEAQPVGIDVEPHTRSVDAPSLAERVLTASERDRWRSRPASCRQAALLHLWTCKEAFLKATGEGLRRAPTTVESIADGSTVVALRDAPGSSAPSSAPADEWSVRPFSATDGVLGAIVRKGTMPSPVSWVDATDIVTRSAE; translated from the coding sequence ATGCACCTGCCCGCCCCCACATGGACGTCGTCGTGGCCGACGGGGCGCCCGGTGGGCGTCTGGCGGCTTCGCCTGAATGCCCTCGGCGGCGATCCGGAAGCGGTGCTGCGCCGGCTGACCGTTCCGTCCGAGCACGACCGGGCTCGTCGCTATGCGTTCGCGGCCGACCGGCACCGCCACCTCGCCGGCCGTGCCCTCGTCCGCCTCGTCCTGTCCCGCTGGCAGAACTGCACGCCCGCCTCGCTCGCAATCGCGGAGGGCCCTCACGGCAAGCCCAGACTGCAGGACCCGCCGGCCGATGGCCCCCGCCTCCACTTCAACATCGGCCACACCGGCCCCGTGGTCGTCGCGGCCGTCAGCGAGGCTCAGCCCGTAGGAATCGACGTGGAGCCCCACACCCGATCGGTCGACGCCCCGTCGCTCGCGGAACGGGTCCTTACCGCTTCGGAGCGGGACCGATGGCGGTCCCGGCCCGCCTCTTGCCGACAGGCGGCCCTCCTGCACCTGTGGACGTGCAAGGAGGCGTTTCTCAAAGCGACCGGCGAGGGCCTACGTCGTGCGCCGACGACCGTCGAGAGCATCGCCGACGGCTCCACGGTCGTGGCACTCCGCGACGCGCCCGGTTCCAGCGCCCCCTCTTCCGCCCCCGCAGATGAGTGGTCGGTTCGGCCCTTCTCGGCGACGGACGGCGTCCTCGGGGCGATCGTGCGGAAGGGCACGATGCCCTCCCCGGTCTCCTGGGTCGACGCGACGGACATCGTGACGCGGTCGGCCGAATGA
- a CDS encoding LptF/LptG family permease, protein MSTFERHIIKRLLKGFVLFVGALLVFFIVLHWVEYSDDFLDGGATIWEVFTVFYPNYVPEIIRLTSPLALFLSCIYLTGTLAQELQLVALQTSGVSLYQLMRPYLGVGLLVTVFMFGFNGWVVPKTNEVVVRYENEYLPGNQKSVQTSEIHRRNGPNSILSVGYYDADRERAHTVSLQQLAGDARLARRVDANRMEWDDSLEVWRLDDVTRRTFVKGETQRKRTIASLDTTLQVYPRDLARSKNDVAAMTIPAAAEYLAALRRSGVGGLTRPLVAYYNKFAYPFANLLLVLIGVPIASTRRRGGQAVRFAIGLLIAFVYLSVQKLAEPLGYAGTLSPAWTAWLPHLTFAVVALLVLWWARK, encoded by the coding sequence ATGTCGACCTTCGAACGGCACATCATCAAGCGGCTGCTGAAGGGCTTCGTGCTGTTCGTGGGGGCCCTCCTCGTCTTCTTCATCGTGCTGCACTGGGTCGAGTACAGCGACGACTTCCTCGACGGCGGGGCCACCATTTGGGAGGTGTTTACGGTCTTCTACCCCAACTACGTCCCGGAAATCATCCGGCTCACCTCCCCGCTGGCGCTGTTTCTGTCCTGCATCTACCTGACCGGCACCCTCGCGCAGGAGCTCCAGCTCGTGGCCCTGCAGACCTCCGGGGTGTCCCTCTACCAGCTCATGCGGCCGTACCTGGGGGTGGGACTGCTCGTCACCGTCTTCATGTTCGGGTTCAACGGGTGGGTGGTGCCCAAGACAAATGAGGTGGTGGTGCGCTACGAGAACGAATACCTGCCCGGCAACCAAAAGAGCGTCCAGACGAGCGAGATTCACCGCCGAAACGGCCCCAATAGCATCCTCTCGGTGGGCTACTACGACGCGGACCGCGAGCGGGCCCACACCGTCTCCCTCCAGCAGCTGGCGGGGGACGCCCGCCTGGCCCGCCGCGTCGACGCCAACCGGATGGAATGGGACGACTCCCTCGAGGTGTGGAGGCTGGACGACGTAACACGCCGCACGTTCGTGAAGGGCGAGACGCAGCGCAAACGCACCATCGCCTCGCTGGACACGACCCTTCAGGTCTACCCCCGCGACCTCGCCCGTTCAAAAAATGACGTGGCGGCCATGACCATTCCGGCGGCCGCGGAGTACCTGGCGGCCCTGCGCCGGTCCGGCGTTGGGGGGCTCACGCGGCCGCTGGTCGCCTACTACAATAAGTTCGCGTACCCCTTCGCCAACCTACTGTTGGTTCTGATTGGGGTGCCCATCGCCTCCACCCGCCGCCGCGGCGGGCAGGCTGTTCGGTTCGCCATCGGGCTGCTCATCGCCTTCGTCTACCTTTCCGTTCAGAAGCTCGCGGAGCCGCTCGGGTACGCCGGCACCCTCAGCCCGGCCTGGACCGCCTGGCTTCCCCACCTCACGTTCGCCGTGGTGGCCCTGCTCGTGCTCTGGTGGGCCCGCAAATAG
- a CDS encoding amidohydrolase family protein — MSTSRLRPRCLSVLLAALLLWGGLPTASAQPQRAVRADTLYTMTGDPIENGVVLIENETIAAVGPTSEVDVPASAEVHKASVVTPGLIDPRGTVGLSGIYNVPADQDQLDTSEPMQPALRALDAYNPREQLVSFVQQLGFTTVHTGHAPGALISGQTATFSTAGTTVEASLRDSITTVAFTLGPDAQARFESPGTRAKGVAMLRQALHDAQAAMDGGEPEGGDLGQDVLQDVLRGEVPALITAHRAHDIQTALRLQEEFGFDLILDGAAEAYLMTEEIAEADVPVILHPTMARPSGTTQNAAFTTAGVLHDAGVPVAIQTGWEPYVPKTRIALYEAAIAMAHGLPREAALASITREAAEILGLDNVGTVAPGQRADLALFDGDPFEYTTHVCTVLSGGEVVSDECK, encoded by the coding sequence ATGTCGACGTCGCGTCTTCGCCCCCGCTGCCTATCCGTTCTGCTCGCCGCGCTCCTGCTGTGGGGCGGCCTGCCCACGGCCTCCGCCCAGCCGCAGCGGGCCGTGCGGGCGGACACCCTGTACACCATGACCGGCGACCCCATCGAAAATGGAGTGGTGCTCATCGAAAACGAAACGATCGCGGCCGTCGGGCCCACCTCGGAGGTCGACGTGCCGGCGTCCGCCGAGGTGCACAAGGCGTCCGTCGTCACCCCGGGCCTGATCGACCCGCGGGGCACGGTGGGCCTGTCGGGCATCTACAACGTGCCTGCCGACCAGGACCAGCTCGACACCTCCGAGCCCATGCAGCCTGCGCTCCGGGCCCTCGACGCGTACAACCCACGGGAGCAGCTCGTGTCCTTCGTCCAGCAGCTGGGCTTCACCACCGTCCACACCGGCCACGCGCCGGGCGCCCTCATCAGCGGGCAGACGGCCACGTTCTCGACCGCCGGCACGACGGTCGAGGCCTCCCTGCGCGATTCGATCACCACGGTCGCCTTCACGCTAGGGCCCGACGCGCAGGCCCGCTTCGAGAGTCCGGGGACCCGGGCCAAGGGCGTCGCGATGCTCCGGCAGGCCCTGCACGACGCGCAGGCCGCGATGGACGGGGGCGAACCGGAGGGAGGGGATCTGGGGCAGGACGTCCTGCAGGATGTGCTGCGCGGCGAGGTGCCGGCCCTCATTACGGCCCACCGGGCCCACGACATCCAGACGGCCCTGCGCCTGCAGGAGGAGTTCGGGTTTGACCTGATTCTGGACGGGGCGGCGGAGGCGTACCTGATGACCGAGGAGATCGCGGAGGCCGACGTCCCCGTCATTCTGCACCCGACCATGGCCCGCCCCTCGGGCACCACGCAGAACGCCGCCTTCACCACGGCGGGCGTCCTGCACGACGCGGGCGTCCCCGTTGCCATCCAGACCGGCTGGGAGCCCTACGTGCCGAAAACGCGCATCGCGCTTTACGAGGCGGCCATCGCGATGGCCCACGGCCTGCCCCGCGAGGCGGCCCTGGCCAGCATCACCCGCGAGGCGGCCGAGATCCTCGGGTTGGACAACGTCGGGACCGTGGCTCCGGGGCAGCGCGCCGACCTCGCGCTCTTCGACGGCGACCCGTTCGAGTACACCACGCACGTCTGCACCGTCCTGAGTGGGGGAGAGGTCGTGAGCGACGAGTGCAAGTAG